A genomic stretch from Eriocheir sinensis breed Jianghai 21 unplaced genomic scaffold, ASM2467909v1 Scaffold1133, whole genome shotgun sequence includes:
- the LOC126989359 gene encoding ankyrin repeat domain-containing protein 10-like, translating into WTALHWAALFGKAECVSTLIPVTPPTPELLQADGHTPVHLASFYGHEAVLKALEGAGWPLYAMDGDGLTPLHWAVRARRLDVVRYLLDKDTAPSTGADDDLTPLDLAKRKGKDLAARWLARRSGAVHGDAAHSLLPEVTSSAGVNAAAGDDTLRPEDVRKLLGFREWLIDYLNKILEALNFLQQLPIQPHTHSATISIPYTSHNLAFSRIHFQLSSFTHSAKLCHQIL; encoded by the exons GATGGACGGCCCTCCACTGGGCTGCATTATTTGGTAAAGCTGAATGTGTGTCTACCCTCATCCCGGTCACACCGCCCACCCCCGAGCTGCTGCAGGCCGACGGACACACCCCGGTGCACCTCGCCAGCTTTTATGGCCACGAGGCTGTGCTGAAGGCCCTGGAGGGGGCTGGCTGGCCTCTTTACGCAATGGACGGCGATGGCCTGACACCTCTGCACTGGGCTGTGAGGGCAAGGCGTCTGGACGTGGTCAGGTACCTGCTGGATAAGGACACGGCGCCCAGTACGGGGGCCGATGATGACCTCACGCCGCTGGACTTGGCTAAGAGGAAGGGTAAAGACTTAGCAGCGAGGTGGCTGGCGAGGAGGAGCGGCGCGGTGCACGGGGACGCCGCCCACAGCCTGCTGCCTGAG GTCACGTCCAGTGCCGGGGTGAACGCTGCAGCAGGTGACGACACGCTGCGGCCAGAGGACGTGAGGAAACTGCTTGGCTTCAGGGAATGGCTGATAGACTACTTGAACaag ATACTTGAAGCTCTCAACTTCCTCCAGCAGCTCCCCATTCAGCCTCACACTCATTCTGCCACCATCAGCATCCCTTACACATCTCATAACCTTGCTTTTTCCCGCATTCactttcaactttcttctttcacACACTCTGCCAAACTCTGTCACCAGATTTTGTAG